The DNA sequence GGGCGATGGCATCCTCCATGGCCGAACAGCCGCCCTGTCCGATGTCCGGTGTGGTGTTGTGGGCGGCGTCGCCCAGGACCGCCACCCGGCCCTTCACCCAGGTGTGGAACGGGTCCAGGTCCAGGATCTCGACCCGGTTGGTGGTCAGTGGGTCGAGCCCGTCGATCAGCGCCTGCACCCCCGGTGCCCAGCCGGCGAAATGTTCGCGCAGTACCTCGCGAGCCGAAGCGCGGTCGTAGTCGGTGCCCTGTGGTTCGAGCACATCGAAGAAGAAGTAGAACCGGTTGCCGGCCACCGGCATCACCGAAACACGTTTTCCCGCACCGACATACGTGGTCCACCGAGTCGCCGGGCCGATCCGTTCATCGACCTGGACCAGGCCGTTGTAGTTGACGTATCCGGCGTAGCGCCGCGTCACCGGATGGCCGAGGACATACTCGCGGGTGATCGAACTCGCGCCGTCGGCACCGATGATGACGTCCGCCTGCACCGTCGTCCCGTCGGCGAAGGTGGCGGTCGCGGCGTCTACGCCGTCGCGCACCTCGACCATCTTCATGCCGAAGTGGATGTCCTCGATGCCGTAGGCCTGCATCAGCATCGACTGGAGTTCGGCCCGCGCGATCGGGTAGGGACGCTGGCCCACTTCGTCGATCAGCGGCTGCATGCCGAACAGGCACATCGTCTCGCCGGTGAAGCCGTCGACGTAGCTCATCTCCTCGACCATGCCGCCCAGGGCTGCGGTCTGCTGTTCCAGGCCCAGATAGTTGAGGCACTTCACCCCGTTGGACCACACCGAGATGGCCGCGCCGACCGGTTTGTTCTCGGTGACCCGCTCGTAGACCTCGGTATCGATCCCGATCCGGCGCAGCGCGATGGCCGCGCTCATACCGCCCATGCCCGCGCCGATGATCACGACCTTCACCCGCTCAGCTCCCTCGGTACGTTGAATAGGAATAGGGCGACAACAGCAGCGGCACATGGTATTTGCCTGCTGCATCGGTGATGTCGACGGTGATGACCACCTCCGGGTAGAAGGTGTCCACACCCTGGGTGGCGAAGTATGCACCGGTGTCGAAGTGCAGCCGGTGCACACCGGGGGGCACGTCGCCGCCGAGACCGGCGATCCGGCCGTCGGCGTCGGTGGCCGCGCTCGCGGCGTCACCGTCGAGGGTGACGGTGACCCCGGTGGCGGGTTTACCGGTGGTGGCGTCCAGGACGTGGGTGCTCAGCTGTGCCATGTGCTCAAGCCTGCCCCACGGGAGGCCCGCTCAGCAGCCGTTGCAGCCGCAGCCGGTTGATCTTGGCCAACTCGTTGCGCATCACCCGCCGCTCGGTCTCCGGGTCGTTGCCCAGCCGGTCGACGAGGATGGCGAGCAGGTCGTCGGCCGAGCGGCCGCTGGCGCACACCAGGTACACGTAGCCGAACCTGTCTTCGTACTCCCGATTCTTTTCGGCCAGTTGGGCTTTCACCGCAGTGTCGGCATCGGTGACACCGGCCTGCTCGCGTTGCGAGGACGGGTTGTCCGGGCGATCGCCGATGCGGGGGTGGCCGTCGAGCGCGGCGTCGAGTTCGGCATCGGGGAGTTCGGCCAGCACCCGGTCGGCCCGGTCCAGCACGGCGTCGACGTCCCCGAATGGGCCGCCGGCCAGCACCCGGCGCGCCCAGATCGGCGACGAACACACCTCGAACAGCGCGTGCATGCGCTGGCGGTCGGACAGTGCGTTGAAGCCGTCCAGACCCAGGACTCTCACGTCAGCTCGTTGAGTCGGTTGAACCGGGCCGCCGCGATCGGGTTGGCGTCGGCGACCAGTTCACCGAACCGGTAGTTGGCGATCTTGGCGATCTCGATGAGCGCGAACGCCTTCTCCGCGCTGGCCGAGTTGTCCATCCGTGACCAGCCGTTGCGCAGCACGTTCTCGAACGGCTTGGTCTCCCGGGCACAGATCACCAGCGGGAAACCGAAGTGTTCCCGGTAGGCCCCGGCCAGCTCGACCAGGTCGTTGTGGTCCGCTTCGCCCAGGCTGCTCAGCGCGATGTGGTCGACGGCCAGCACCCGCCCGCTCTCGTCCTCGGCGCCGAGGTCGGGGAAGGCGTTGATCAGTTCTTGCTGCTGTTCGGTGGAGCCGGTCAGGAGCGCATCCTGGAAGGCCTCCCGCAACTGCTGGGTGTCGGCGAACGGCCGCTGCTCGAAGGCGCGCCGCACCGCCCAGGGAACCCCCTGCACCACATGGCCGAATACCTCGGTGAACCGCTCCTCGGTCATGGCGTTGACCTCGTCGAGGGTGATGGTGCCGCCTCCGGCCACCCGCGGGCCCCGGCTGCCGGTGTGGAAGAACACGATGTTGAGCAGGATCGCGCTGACGGCGCCGATGCTGATACCGCTGCCGAAGAGCAGGTTGATACCGGCGGGCATGCCCTTGGCGATATCCGGATAGGTGGTCACCCACAGCGCCAGCGCCAGGCTGGTGGTGACGATGATCAGATTGCGGTGATCGGTGAAGTCCACCTTGCCCAGCGTCTGGATGCCGACGACGGCCACCGTTGCGAACAGGGTGAGCGCCGCGCCGCCGAGCACCGGATTGGGGATCGAGGCGACGACGGCGGCCACCTTGGGCAGGAAGCCCAGCAGGATCATG is a window from the Mycolicibacterium anyangense genome containing:
- the uraD gene encoding 2-oxo-4-hydroxy-4-carboxy-5-ureidoimidazoline decarboxylase produces the protein MRVLGLDGFNALSDRQRMHALFEVCSSPIWARRVLAGGPFGDVDAVLDRADRVLAELPDAELDAALDGHPRIGDRPDNPSSQREQAGVTDADTAVKAQLAEKNREYEDRFGYVYLVCASGRSADDLLAILVDRLGNDPETERRVMRNELAKINRLRLQRLLSGPPVGQA
- the hpxO gene encoding FAD-dependent urate hydroxylase HpxO, whose protein sequence is MKVVIIGAGMGGMSAAIALRRIGIDTEVYERVTENKPVGAAISVWSNGVKCLNYLGLEQQTAALGGMVEEMSYVDGFTGETMCLFGMQPLIDEVGQRPYPIARAELQSMLMQAYGIEDIHFGMKMVEVRDGVDAATATFADGTTVQADVIIGADGASSITREYVLGHPVTRRYAGYVNYNGLVQVDERIGPATRWTTYVGAGKRVSVMPVAGNRFYFFFDVLEPQGTDYDRASAREVLREHFAGWAPGVQALIDGLDPLTTNRVEILDLDPFHTWVKGRVAVLGDAAHNTTPDIGQGGCSAMEDAIALQWALRDHPDDVHAALAAYQGSRTERAADLVLRARKRCDLMHAKDPQTTEQWYADLRNEDGSNVIRGIVGNILGGPLTPAP
- the uraH gene encoding hydroxyisourate hydrolase, which produces MAQLSTHVLDATTGKPATGVTVTLDGDAASAATDADGRIAGLGGDVPPGVHRLHFDTGAYFATQGVDTFYPEVVITVDITDAAGKYHVPLLLSPYSYSTYRGS